In Vicia villosa cultivar HV-30 ecotype Madison, WI unplaced genomic scaffold, Vvil1.0 ctg.001696F_1_1, whole genome shotgun sequence, a genomic segment contains:
- the LOC131636317 gene encoding protein SOSEKI 1: protein MEAKGGGEVRRLHIIYFLSHTGGHAEHPHLIRVLHLARNGVFLRDIKRWLGELRGKDLPESYAWSYKRRYKSGYVWQDLMDDDLITPISDNEYVLKGSQIHTTPFEALSINSINEKKNDADIAVQVEEDKQKQQKKPSLSEEESEIQQETDTRKNNLNHVSSEISQDSLVFSSDRSSMTDDDSSSKVEEEKLLGNGKESSLSEKNHDKFESFTFPSLYHNLMSKKGKKDGHNNKTDTTTTTPPDSTLSTPTSSTSSQSSFTRIRSNSTRVSSVFRNLIGCGTVATNDAAFAPKILPKETNNVLGKRGEICRGDKLGGSARCFSTPWNCYDHNGHYEARKSCDGGEISKGRKKLSELMSQTSHKPFGGPVCSQCGKSFKPEKMHKHMKSCKGMKGMGTSTVAEETQHKRSTSSCKDYLLQN, encoded by the exons ATGGAAGCAAAAGGTGGTGGAGAAGTTAGAAGGCTTCACATAATCTATTTTCTTAGTCATACAGGTGGTCATGCAGAACATCCTCATCTCATTCGAGTTCTTCATCTCGCTCGAAATGGTGTTTTTCTCCGAG ATATTAAGAGGTGGCTAGGTGAATTGAGGGGAAAGGACTTACCTGAATCATATGCTTGGTCCTACAAAAG GAGGTACAAGAGTGGATATGTGTGGCAGGATTTAATGGATGACGACCTCATAACCCCCATTTCTGATAATGAATACGTCCTCAAAGGATCACAAATCCACACTACCCCTTTTG AAGCTCTTTCAATAAACTCAATCAATGAAAAGAAGAATGATGCTGATATAGCTGTACAAGTTGAAGAGGACAAACAAAAGCAGCAAAAGAAACCATCTTTGTCGGAAGAAGAATCTGAAATTCAGCAAGAAACTGATACAAGAAAGAATAATCTAAATCATGTGTCATCAGAAATAAGTCAGGACTCATTGGTTTTCAGCTCGGACAGGTCGTCGATGACCGACGATGATTCGTCTTCTAAAGTTGAAGAAGAGAAGCTTTTAGGGAATGGTAAAGAAAGTAGTTTGAGTGAAAAGAATCATGACAAGTTTGAGAGTTTCACATTTCCTTCTTTGTATCATAATTTGATGAGTAAGAAGGGTAAAAAAGATGGACATAATAACAAAACTGATACTACTACTACTACACCTCCTGATTCGACTTTGTCTACTCCAACTTCGTCGACGTCGTCTCAATCGTCTTTTACTAGGATCAGAAGTAATTCTACTAGAGTTTCTAGTGTGTTCAGAAATTTGATTGGTTGTGGAACTGTGGCAACAAATGATGCTGCTTTTGCTCCGAAAATTCTCCCTAAAGAAACTAACAATGTGCTTGGAAAAAGGGGTGAGATTTGTAGAGGAGACAAATTGGGAGGATCAGCTAGATGTTTTAGTACTCCTTGGAATTGCTATGATCATAATGGCCATTATGAAGCCAG AAAAAGCTGTGATGGAGGGGAAATAAGCAAGGGCAGGAAAAAGCTAAGCGAGCTAATGAGTCAAACTTCTCATAAACCATTTGGGGGACCAGTTTGCTC GCAATGTGGGAAATCATTCAAGCCTGAGAAAATGCACAAACACATGAAGTCTTGTAAAGGAATGAAAGGCATGGGAACTTCAACTGTTGCTGAAGAAACACAACATAAGAGATCAACTTCATCTTGTAAAGATTACCTTTTGCAAAATTAA
- the LOC131636316 gene encoding uncharacterized protein LOC131636316 yields the protein MASLTPGVLSKLLQNAGNRVTSEHRQPLLQVTEIIPRLSEDTWQPNTGYFLKLSDSLHSAYVSVSDSDAELIRSDKLQLGQFVYVTRFDSDESSSPVPLVRGLNPLPKRRPCVGNPTDLVSSEFLSFLNTSKPNNNVKKKKMNKGSVSGSVQRSQYSNGNKKNNVVVEMRRLSLDSATRRVWDHTKTKPSSPSSSSRFKSNKSTSTSPNVIDKKVSVKTDSSSPLKKSLTSVASPLKNKNENLCPKTPGTTPPRKSAAAVPKLACTGNGTVPSQLVKVPLNFKTWYDKSGSWDNLPQPISNLGKQVVNHRNVAFLAAVRSLEEASAADTVLQCMSLFSELCESRQTLSAGLLVKQFLELHLSLQRAKLAFDSLLSIPPETKPSSQITLQSLVEDACKDPTRKNATFWIQAALDTNLSKFNLYKIQEKTEALNGESCHYVVIENDNSCTEMNTKESSVLNKKSRITQANPLQNSTGKRLSSSKRNLLVEKNKDIEKQEQSKECELKVAASLAEKLLVASREWFLKYLEESISNEFGLKNEGSSQVACLLGQLREVNHWLDNLDSKDKVDHKVEKLRTSLYRFLLEHVNSAVASS from the exons ATGGCGTCTCTAACCCCCGGCGTCCTCTCAAAGCTTCTCCAAAACGCCGGCAACCGAGTAACCAGCGAGCACCGTCAACCACTCCTCCAAGTAACAGAAATCATTCCGCGTCTCTCGGAGGACACCTGGCAACCCAACACCGGCTACTTCCTCAAACTCTCTGACTCTCTCCATTCCGCTTACGTCTCCGTCTCCGACTCCGACGCCGAGTTAATCCGCTCCGACAAACTCCAACTCGGCCAGTTCGTTTACGTAACTCGCTTTGACTCGGACGAGTCCTCTTCCCCTGTTCCACTCGTTCGTGGCTTAAACCCTCTCCCTAAAAGAAGACCGTGCGTCGGAAACCCCACTGATTTAGTTTCTAGTGAGTTTTTGAGCTTTCTTAATACTTCAAAACCAAACAACAACgttaagaagaagaagatgaataaagGGTCAGTGTCTGGTTCAGTTCAACGGTCACAATACTCTAATGGAAACAAGAAAAACAATGTGGTTGTTGAAATGAGAAGGTTGAGTTTAGATTCTGCTACTAGAAGAGTTTGGGATCATACTAAAACAAAACCATCTTCTCCAAGTTCAAGTTCTAGATTCAAATCCAACAAATCTACATCAACTTCACCCAAT GTGATAGACAAGAAGGTTTCTGTGAAAACTGATTCTAGTTCTCCATTGAAGAAGTCTCTAACTTCAGTCGCGTCGCCATTGAAGAACAAAAATGAGAACTTGTGTCCCAAAACACCAGGCACAACACCTCCTAGGAAAAGTGCTGCTGCGGTTCCTAAGTTAGCTTGTACTGGAAATGGGACTGTTCCAAGCCAACTTGTTAAGGTGCCCTTGAATTTCAAAACATGGTATGATAAGTCTGGATCTTGGGATAATCTTCCACAACCCATTTCTAATCTTGGAAAG CAAGTTGTAAATCATAGGAATGTTGCTTTTTTGGCGGCTGTTAGATCTCTTGAAGAAGCATCTGCTGCAGATACCGTGCTTCAATGCATGAG CTTGTTTTCTGAACTCTGCGAGTCTCGTCAAACACTTTCTGCTGGATTGCTTGTGAAGCAGTTTTTGGAACTTCATCTTAGTCTGCAAAGAGCAAAATTGGCATTTGATTCCTTACTTTCCATACCTCCTGAAACAAAACCAAGCAGCCAAATTACTTTACAGTCTCTAGTAGAAGATGCTTGTAAAGATCCGACTCGCAAGAATGCTACGTTTTGGATACAAGCTGCATTAGATACCAACTTATCAAAATTCAATTTATACAAAATACAAGAAAAAACTGAGGCTTTGAATGGTGAGAGTTGTCATTACGTTGTCATTGAGAATGACAACTCTTGCACGGAAATGAATACCAAGGAATCCTCTGTTCTAAACAAGAAAAGTCGCATAACACAGgcaaatcccttacaaaattcaACTGGTAAAAGACTTTCTTCGTCAAAGCGGAATCTCTTGGTAGAGAAAAACAAGGATATCGAGAAACAAGAACAGTCAAAAGAATGTGAACTTAAAGTGGCTGCGAGTTTGGCAGAAAAACTGCTTGTAGCTTCTCGTGAATGGTTCCTGAAGTACTTGGAGGAATCTATAAGTAATGAATTCGGGTTGAAAAATGAAGGGAGCAGTCAAGTTGCATGTCTTCTAGGACAGCTAAGAGAGGTTAATCATTGGTTAGATAATTTGGATAGTAAAGATAAGGTTGATCATAAGGTAGAGAAGTTGAGGACAAGTTTGTACCGGTTTCTACTTGAGCATGTTAACTCCGCAGTTGCTTCTAGTTAG